Proteins from a single region of Cystobacter fuscus DSM 2262:
- the sitA5 gene encoding SitA5 family polymorphic toxin, translating into MSRRSVDTRPVDTRRPLRVGALALAALMLFTACATGAAMGTTYRYPPSAPHDSPETWALESEAEGGGREEAIFTKLPTDFAPVQVSDAEFSATMTTLWLNMPLRVAASRPPLYVGRRLALASAPLSGNAWQSGLARSYGQFCERCGTPGDCLTLFEDGSRFQDDDMRSLALALAVGPALEGVNAEVRAMLDPTRMFAMISISITSYMALLLAPVPEPITKGAALVFSAALWGYLGYEFFDLLRAYAQLYEDAPRASTFAELREIGERFGRVIGPNSVRILVIVGTAAIGETMALASKAPKLPGFTQASERVATRTGLGLLETATGAERLIVSVPEGTIRVVLAPHAVAMAARGVGAGNPAPSRGKLLPNGHRAWGSFGGFKSAMGKAGPGKEWHHIVEQTPGNAKRFGGEALHNTENVIALDKAVHTRVSALFSRKVLRITGSRILTVRQWLSTQSYEAQREFGLLAIQNVRSGIWP; encoded by the coding sequence ATGTCTAGGCGTTCTGTCGATACTCGCCCCGTGGACACACGGCGGCCCTTGCGCGTGGGGGCGCTGGCGCTGGCTGCGCTGATGCTGTTTACAGCGTGCGCCACGGGGGCCGCCATGGGCACGACGTACCGTTACCCCCCGAGCGCGCCGCACGACTCGCCCGAAACGTGGGCGCTGGAGTCGGAAGCCGAAGGCGGGGGCCGGGAAGAGGCTATCTTTACCAAGCTGCCAACAGACTTCGCGCCGGTGCAGGTGAGTGACGCCGAGTTTTCGGCAACCATGACAACGCTTTGGCTCAACATGCCGCTTCGGGTGGCCGCGTCCCGCCCCCCGTTGTATGTGGGCCGTAGGCTGGCGTTGGCTTCCGCGCCCTTGAGCGGCAACGCTTGGCAATCAGGCCTGGCCCGGTCCTATGGGCAGTTTTGCGAGCGGTGCGGCACTCCAGGGGATTGTCTGACGCTGTTTGAAGATGGGTCCCGCTTCCAGGATGATGACATGCGAAGCCTTGCGCTTGCCCTGGCGGTTGGGCCAGCCCTGGAAGGCGTAAACGCGGAAGTGCGGGCCATGCTCGACCCTACACGAATGTTCGCGATGATTAGCATTAGCATCACGTCTTATATGGCGCTGCTGTTGGCGCCAGTGCCCGAGCCGATAACAAAGGGCGCGGCCCTGGTGTTTAGCGCCGCCTTGTGGGGCTATCTTGGTTATGAATTCTTCGACCTGCTGCGGGCCTATGCGCAGCTTTACGAGGATGCGCCCCGGGCCTCTACCTTTGCGGAGTTGCGCGAGATTGGCGAGCGTTTCGGGCGTGTCATCGGTCCCAACAGTGTGCGGATTCTCGTCATCGTTGGGACGGCGGCGATAGGTGAAACGATGGCCCTTGCTTCCAAGGCCCCGAAGCTCCCCGGATTCACGCAAGCGTCGGAGAGAGTCGCGACTCGTACCGGGTTGGGCCTGCTGGAGACGGCAACCGGAGCCGAGCGCCTTATTGTCTCTGTGCCAGAGGGGACGATCCGCGTGGTGTTGGCGCCTCATGCCGTGGCCATGGCTGCCCGGGGCGTTGGCGCTGGGAATCCTGCGCCGAGTCGGGGTAAGCTCCTGCCGAACGGACACAGGGCGTGGGGGTCGTTTGGTGGCTTCAAGTCAGCTATGGGGAAGGCGGGCCCCGGAAAGGAGTGGCATCACATCGTGGAGCAGACTCCGGGCAACGCGAAGCGGTTCGGGGGCGAGGCCCTGCATAACACCGAGAATGTCATCGCACTAGATAAGGCGGTTCACACACGGGTTAGTGCTCTCTTTTCTAGAAAGGTGCTCAGGATTACGGGCTCAAGGATTCTGACGGTGCGGCAGTGGCTCAGCACTCAGTCCTATGAGGCGCAACGGGAATTTGGCCTGCTGGCCATTCAGAACGTCAGGAGCGGTATTTGGCCATGA
- a CDS encoding DUF2019 domain-containing protein, with amino-acid sequence MIDVQGLVAEFARHVQAETEAAWRGDSRTANKHVDQYLAVFDKLRAHGDTGRDALAVLFTHPRMDVRVSAAALLLRHRTAEAKAILEEAAKGEGLVPFEASQALKRWEEGTWALDPADDDAGSPEATGPAAPGKRSRPRTERAAPDKRRGSKRDKRGG; translated from the coding sequence ATGATTGATGTGCAAGGTCTTGTGGCGGAGTTTGCGCGGCATGTACAGGCAGAAACCGAGGCGGCTTGGCGGGGCGATTCCAGGACGGCGAACAAGCACGTTGATCAGTACTTAGCCGTGTTTGACAAACTGCGGGCTCATGGTGACACCGGACGGGATGCACTCGCGGTGCTCTTCACGCATCCACGAATGGACGTGCGTGTGTCAGCGGCGGCGCTGCTGTTGCGCCATCGCACGGCGGAAGCCAAAGCGATTTTGGAGGAAGCAGCGAAGGGCGAAGGACTGGTCCCTTTTGAAGCATCCCAGGCGTTGAAACGCTGGGAAGAGGGTACATGGGCCCTAGACCCTGCCGACGATGATGCGGGGTCGCCCGAAGCGACCGGCCCGGCAGCGCCTGGCAAGCGCAGCCGACCGCGCACGGAGCGCGCCGCGCCTGACAAACGGAGGGGGAGCAAGCGGGACAAACGCGGCGGTTGA
- a CDS encoding Imm52 family immunity protein codes for MRALPPGREPPWRPAPRAPAHGRSFRRCLLSKSCTCFYPRLHHPGKALSRGPPPPSSPALPAPVRVDPVGDKGSLVILNSERLTPSNPEHVALAWRIQKLLEELGGSFGQRPRKP; via the coding sequence GTGCGGGCGCTACCGCCTGGGCGTGAACCGCCGTGGCGACCAGCACCCCGAGCCCCAGCACACGGGAGGTCATTCCGAAGATGCCTACTCTCAAAGTCATGCACGTGCTTCTATCCCCGTCTCCACCACCCTGGCAAGGCCCTCTCCCGGGGGCCTCCGCCCCCCTCATCACCAGCGCTGCCTGCGCCCGTGCGCGTGGATCCCGTAGGAGACAAGGGCTCGCTCGTCATCCTGAATTCCGAGCGGCTCACCCCAAGCAATCCCGAGCACGTTGCGCTCGCCTGGCGCATTCAAAAGCTGTTGGAGGAACTCGGAGGGTCCTTTGGACAACGCCCCAGAAAGCCGTGA
- a CDS encoding TetR/AcrR family transcriptional regulator — MAKRRRSALLPRKQPRQERSRATVEAILQATTYILTRSGWDQLTTNAIAERAGVNIASLYQYFPNKAAIVAELRRRHLEQLRGCHAEGPPPKTLHEALSASVETLIRQRKTNGELHRIFEQELPRSSALGLATATSPSASAWDPSLVRHVPDLELAGFVARTAAQAVIDEAASERPALLDSPRFKAELVTLLERYLDRRDGVPPEGGSAEATAVRPS; from the coding sequence ATGGCGAAACGACGACGAAGCGCTCTGCTCCCGCGCAAGCAGCCCCGGCAGGAGCGCTCGCGTGCGACGGTCGAGGCGATATTGCAAGCGACGACTTACATTCTGACCCGTTCGGGGTGGGACCAGCTCACCACCAACGCCATCGCCGAGCGGGCCGGCGTGAACATCGCCTCGCTGTACCAGTACTTTCCGAACAAGGCGGCCATCGTGGCCGAGCTGCGGCGCCGCCACCTCGAGCAGTTGCGCGGTTGCCATGCCGAGGGACCGCCGCCCAAGACGTTGCACGAGGCGCTCTCCGCGAGCGTGGAAACCCTCATTCGCCAGCGGAAGACCAACGGGGAGCTCCATCGCATCTTCGAGCAGGAACTCCCGCGCAGCAGCGCACTCGGCCTCGCCACGGCCACGTCCCCTTCAGCATCCGCGTGGGATCCGTCGCTGGTGCGGCACGTACCCGATCTCGAACTCGCCGGCTTCGTCGCGCGCACCGCGGCGCAGGCCGTCATCGACGAGGCCGCATCGGAGCGACCGGCGCTGCTCGATTCGCCGCGCTTCAAGGCCGAGCTGGTGACGTTGCTCGAGCGCTACCTCGACCGGCGCGACGGGGTTCCCCCTGAAGGGGGCAGCGCCGAAGCAACCGCCGTCAGGCCTTCTTGA
- a CDS encoding nitroreductase family protein, with protein MTNDDVWQAFKAVNERRRAVRDFDGRPIPLATLEEVVAEALKAPSSGNLQPYQLHVVHEPELKRAVAESCNGQRAAMTASALVVVVSSRAIALRTLGQLEVATGPGSSLSERSVAYYARGHLLLRRFFRFAPAHLFGALRIAVSFFAPVLSLLPFGPAGVRHWLARNSFFAAQTLMLAAAARGLDTCPMEGFDAMKVSRLLGLPCGSVVPLVIAVGHRSVDARVEPRLRRSLAEAVVVH; from the coding sequence ATGACCAATGACGATGTCTGGCAGGCCTTCAAGGCGGTGAACGAGCGGCGGCGCGCGGTGCGTGACTTCGATGGGCGACCGATTCCCCTCGCGACGCTGGAGGAGGTGGTCGCCGAGGCGCTCAAGGCGCCTTCCAGCGGCAACCTCCAGCCGTATCAGCTCCACGTGGTACACGAGCCGGAGCTCAAACGCGCGGTGGCCGAGTCATGCAACGGGCAGCGCGCGGCGATGACGGCGAGCGCGTTGGTGGTGGTGGTGAGCTCGCGAGCCATCGCCCTGCGCACCCTGGGACAGCTCGAGGTCGCGACGGGGCCCGGCTCGTCACTCTCCGAGCGCTCGGTCGCGTATTATGCGCGCGGGCACCTCCTGTTGCGCCGCTTCTTCCGCTTCGCACCGGCACACCTTTTCGGCGCGCTGCGCATCGCGGTGTCCTTCTTCGCTCCAGTGCTTTCGTTGCTACCTTTCGGGCCCGCTGGCGTGCGTCACTGGCTCGCGCGCAACAGTTTCTTCGCCGCGCAGACGTTGATGCTCGCCGCGGCCGCGCGCGGCCTCGACACCTGCCCCATGGAGGGCTTCGACGCGATGAAGGTGAGCCGGTTGCTCGGGCTTCCGTGCGGCAGCGTGGTGCCGTTGGTCATCGCCGTCGGCCACCGAAGCGTCGATGCGCGCGTGGAACCGCGGCTTCGCCGAAGCCTTGCCGAGGCGGTGGTGGTGCACTGA
- a CDS encoding phytanoyl-CoA dioxygenase family protein yields MHGELAARIEREGFALLPEAVPDAGVEALLARLSTLSPGTEPRRRGGTRQLFEAVPEAREYARSGAMRAAAEAVLGPGCFAVRALLFDKTPEANWKVIWHQDLTIAVRERHPVEGFGPWSEKAGIPHVQPPTGLLERMVAVRLHLDDCGAENGPVRVLPGSHRAGRLGPDAIAAWRERTAPVDCLVPRGGLLVMRPLLLHASSPATAPAHRRVLHLEYAAESLPEGLEWYERW; encoded by the coding sequence ATGCACGGGGAACTGGCCGCACGCATCGAGCGCGAGGGATTCGCCCTGCTCCCGGAGGCCGTGCCGGACGCCGGTGTCGAGGCCCTGCTCGCGAGGCTCTCCACCCTCTCTCCCGGGACGGAGCCCCGGCGGCGCGGAGGGACTCGTCAGCTCTTCGAGGCCGTGCCCGAGGCCCGGGAGTACGCCCGCTCGGGCGCGATGCGCGCGGCGGCCGAGGCCGTGCTCGGGCCCGGGTGCTTCGCCGTGCGCGCCCTCCTCTTCGACAAGACCCCCGAGGCCAACTGGAAGGTCATCTGGCACCAGGATCTCACCATCGCCGTGCGCGAGCGTCACCCGGTCGAGGGTTTCGGCCCCTGGTCCGAGAAGGCCGGCATCCCCCACGTGCAACCGCCCACCGGGCTGCTGGAGCGGATGGTGGCGGTGCGCCTGCATCTGGATGACTGCGGCGCGGAGAACGGCCCGGTGCGGGTGCTGCCCGGCTCCCACCGCGCGGGGCGGCTCGGCCCGGACGCCATCGCCGCCTGGCGCGAGCGGACCGCGCCCGTCGATTGCCTCGTCCCTCGTGGCGGGCTGCTGGTCATGCGGCCCCTGCTCCTGCACGCCTCCTCTCCCGCCACCGCTCCGGCTCATCGACGCGTGCTCCATCTGGAATACGCGGCGGAGTCCCTGCCGGAGGGGTTGGAGTGGTACGAGCGCTGGTAG
- a CDS encoding chondroitinase-B domain-containing protein, with protein MARRQLVIGSSLLLGLTPFPGFAADERFSIPPTSVTASTDDGNIPANTVDGDLTTRWSAEGDGQWLQLDLGTPKKVAFVKIAFLNGASRTSTFDIQTSTDGTTFSTVRSKATSSLTSSLQTFDFPDVGSARYVRLVGYGNSANAWNSYLEVEVHGSAAEAPSGNIVNVSTAAQLTTALASATAGTTIVLADGTYTNSGAFVLKGKNATSSSPITLKAANRGKAIISGGASLQVTSSAHVVISGLKFTNTGNSAIVLDGSNNIRVTRNTFALIEDGTQIKWLLIKGSGSHHNRIDHNDFGGKSNIDPVIALDGNYSTQMTQYDVIEYNYFHDVGPRLSNGLETIRLGLSALSLLDAHATVQYNLFENCDGDPEFISIKSGHNTIRYNTILTSQGQLTARHGNNNSIYGNFILGDGSKSGVGGIRLYGTDHKVYNNYLAKLTDDALLIDGGDFDGGPTSSTYTASDLSKHWRVYRAEVVNNTVVDSTAGLLIGRKYTYAPVDSKVANNLIRNTTGTLYNEFKTSNTLFQGNIGYGSALSNKSRTSSEIRNVNPSLTAVNGLQKLSSTSQAINAATGAYTYVAEDMDGQLRAANDVGADEYSTDPIDHSPLSAADVGPNAP; from the coding sequence ATGGCACGTCGGCAACTTGTGATCGGCTCGAGCTTGCTCCTGGGTCTGACTCCCTTCCCGGGATTCGCGGCGGATGAGCGGTTCTCCATTCCGCCCACCTCCGTCACCGCGAGCACGGATGATGGCAACATCCCCGCCAATACCGTCGACGGAGACCTGACCACCCGCTGGTCCGCGGAGGGAGATGGACAGTGGCTCCAACTCGACCTGGGTACCCCCAAGAAGGTGGCCTTCGTGAAAATCGCCTTCCTCAACGGCGCTTCGCGGACCTCCACCTTCGACATCCAGACCTCCACGGACGGCACCACGTTTTCCACCGTGCGCTCGAAAGCGACGAGCAGCCTGACGAGCAGCCTCCAGACGTTCGACTTCCCGGATGTCGGGTCCGCGCGGTACGTGAGGCTCGTGGGGTATGGCAATTCCGCCAATGCCTGGAACAGCTACCTGGAGGTGGAGGTTCACGGGAGCGCCGCGGAAGCGCCCTCGGGCAACATCGTGAACGTCTCCACCGCTGCGCAACTCACCACGGCCCTCGCCAGCGCGACCGCGGGCACGACCATCGTCCTGGCGGACGGCACCTATACGAACAGCGGCGCCTTCGTCCTCAAGGGCAAGAACGCCACCTCCTCCAGTCCCATCACCCTCAAGGCCGCGAACCGGGGCAAGGCCATCATCTCCGGCGGCGCCTCCCTCCAGGTGACCAGCTCCGCCCACGTGGTCATCTCGGGCCTGAAGTTCACCAACACCGGCAACAGCGCCATCGTGCTCGATGGCTCCAACAACATCCGGGTCACCCGGAACACCTTCGCGCTGATCGAGGACGGCACCCAGATCAAGTGGCTGCTCATCAAGGGCTCCGGGAGCCACCACAACCGGATCGACCACAACGACTTCGGCGGAAAGAGCAACATCGATCCGGTCATCGCCCTGGATGGCAATTACTCCACGCAGATGACCCAGTATGACGTGATTGAGTACAACTACTTCCACGACGTCGGGCCACGCCTCTCCAACGGGTTGGAGACCATCCGCCTCGGCCTGTCCGCCCTGTCACTGCTCGATGCCCACGCCACCGTGCAGTACAACCTGTTCGAGAACTGCGACGGGGACCCGGAGTTCATCTCCATCAAGAGCGGCCACAACACGATCCGCTACAACACGATCCTCACGTCGCAGGGACAGCTCACCGCGCGGCACGGAAACAACAACAGCATCTACGGCAACTTCATCCTGGGTGATGGCAGCAAGTCCGGCGTGGGCGGCATCCGGCTCTACGGGACCGACCACAAGGTCTACAACAACTACCTGGCGAAGCTGACCGATGACGCGCTCCTCATCGACGGGGGCGATTTCGACGGAGGGCCGACCTCCAGCACCTATACCGCGAGCGATCTGAGCAAACACTGGAGGGTCTACCGGGCCGAGGTCGTGAACAACACGGTCGTCGACAGCACGGCGGGCCTCCTCATCGGGAGGAAATATACGTACGCACCGGTGGACTCGAAGGTCGCCAACAACCTCATCCGGAACACGACGGGCACCCTCTACAACGAGTTCAAGACGAGCAACACCCTGTTCCAGGGCAACATCGGGTACGGCTCGGCCCTGAGCAACAAGTCGCGGACGTCCAGTGAGATCCGCAACGTGAATCCGTCCCTGACCGCGGTCAACGGTCTGCAGAAGCTGAGTTCCACGAGTCAGGCCATCAACGCGGCGACGGGCGCGTACACCTACGTCGCGGAAGACATGGATGGGCAGTTGCGCGCCGCCAACGACGTCGGCGCGGATGAGTACTCCACCGACCCCATCGACCACTCGCCGTTGTCGGCGGCCGATGTCGGCCCGAATGCCCCTTGA